DNA from Bombus vancouverensis nearcticus chromosome 14, iyBomVanc1_principal, whole genome shotgun sequence:
TCACCACGGACAAACTGAGAGTGAGGTTGGAGTAGAAGTAAGGTGGATTCAAAAGTATAAACGAAGGTTCCATAGCAACAGGTGCGACGTGGAAGTAAGTGACGTGTAACAACAGACATGGACTGGTTGCACGACAGAAACTAGCTGTGCTTCCAAAATTACTCAGATGTCCCAACCCCTTTTAGTTCTTTTTTGTCTATTAAAATTAGTTGAAGTGCAACAAGATCTGTGATGAGACAAATTTGTTACAAttttttgctataaatattttGTGGATATTCATCTGGGATACATGGGATATCTGTTGCACTTCAATCACTTAGTTCCCTGGCTGTTATGTATTATGGCATCAGAAAGGCCATGTGCTTTTGCTTTACCTCGTTACGGGgtattttcaatttcaaaaGTTGTTCCTTCCTTGATTATTCCTGCAGATTCAGTTGGTTCATACaacagtaattattttattgcatACTTCTCTATCAAGGTTTATTTAATTTAAGTCGAGCTACTTCCATCTCGCTTCCAGTTTGTTGAATGTGAAAACAAGGTCACTGTCCTGTTATAAAATCatctttattatcattattatcaacATCTCCTTCTACCTTTCTGTTAATACCCTGTAGATTTTTATTAATTCaaaattatacttattttttcataaCCCTGCAAGattatttaatgtaatatttaGCACCATATTTTTACATTACAACACTATTACGCTGTTATTTTGCACTTCTGTATGATTTTCTGCAAGACATCTTTGTTGCATGCACTAGATATTATGTATAGCTTAATGCTTTGATGTCTTCATACATATTTAgtcttcatatatatatatatatatatatatatatatatatatatacacatgtaatCTTGATTTCTTGCAAATAATTTGCCCTTTCTTTTTTAACAGAAGAGCAGTATACAAGCACGGATAAACCCCGTACcttgaaattaattttgaagGTTGGGGGTAGTAGTGGGACTCCTGAATACGGGAACGAATCCCCAAGCCAGACAACAATGTTGTCCCAACATTTGGGTGTCTACCAACAACAGTTGGGTCTTAATTGTCCTGTAACACAAGAATCTGAATATGATAGATACGTAGGGCATAAAAagcttaaaaagaaaaagaaaaagaaggataaAAGACACAAGCATCATCATAAAGATAAAAAGAGGAGAAGAGAGGAATCCAGTCAAGAATCAGTGGGAGATGCTGATGAAAGTTTAGCAGAAATCCCTAAAAAGATTCCTAATCATCAACTGTTACCTCCAAGGCCACCGTCTAGTGGGGAACATCGAGTTGGTGTTACTAGCCATATTAACTCTCTTTCTCCACATCGTGAACCTAGAACTTGTGTACTTAGGAAAATTGCCGAACGTACTCCTCTTCAACGACTATTAGAACACCTTCTTAGGTCAATGGAGAAACGTGACCCGCAACAATTTTTTGCTTGGCCAGTCACAGATAGTATTGCACCTGGATACTCTCAGATCATTACTAATCCTATGGATTTCAGTACTATAAAGCAGAAAATAGACGATAATAGTTATCAAAACTTAAACGAATTCGTAGACGATTTTAAACTAATGTGTGATAACGCTACTACTTATAACCACCcagatacaatttattacaagGCAGCAAAGAAATTATTGCATGTTGGCCTAAAAATGGTTACACCTGAAAAGCTTCGTCAATTAAGACCTGTACTAACTTACATGCAGGATATCTCAAAAGAGGAGCTTGGGTTTGAATTGGGTACAGAAGATCCTAATAATCCAGACGTTCCCGTAACAGAGGAACAAATCGAACGGGAACGGGAACAGGAGGAACGTAACGAAGAGGCAGAAGAACTTCGAAAAGAGAACCAAAGGAAAATGAGATTAGCAAATTTAGGTAAATTTGAAGCCATTCCGGATGATATGACGCCGGAAGAAATCTTAAAACAAGCCCGAGGAGCCGCGAAAGTAGCATCGGACAAGTTAACGTTGAAAAGGTTGAATTCCAAGATGGGTTTCCTTAGACAAAAGAAAGACGGAACTACTAGTTTACAGATCATAGTGCCGGGAGACGGCGTGATTCCAGGAACTAATCAAAGACCGGTATCATTAGTGCAGCTTATAGGTAAATTGAATCATGGTACAGGAGCGTTAGCAGGATTCCGAGAAGATAGGAGAAATATGTCTAAACCAGTTAAACCTTTATATTACGGTGCCTTTGGTTCTTATGCTCCAAGTTACGATTCCACGTTCGCTAATCTGACAAAGGAGGAAACAGACTTGGTGTATCAGACATATGGCGACGAGACTGCTGTACAATATGCAGAATCCATATTAGACTTTGCTAAAGACTGTGATTATACGTTAACTATGGTCGATGATCTGTTGGATATCCTGACAGGAGGAGATCACAGAAAGACTAAGAAGTTCCTTGAGGAAAAGCGAAGACtcaaagaggaagaagaaaagataaagcatttattagagAAGCCTATGCAAGATGTTAATCGCAATATCCCAACTTTAGACAATGTTAAAGTTGATATCGACCAACTGAAGACATTGTCAGAATTAGGAATTGATGTTAATTTTTTGGAGAATATGGGTAATTATACTTTAGAAAAAATTGGAGTATCTATAATAACTTACTTAGTACTAAATAAGTATTTACTTGTAATAACATCtgtaattgtattttattttttgtagaGGAGGAATTGAAGCTGAACGAGGAGCGTACAACTTTACAGAATCGATTGGACGATACGTCCCAGATGTTAGGTCGTTTAAAGCAAGTGCAGCACGAACGACTCTCAGCTCCACCGCCTGCTCATTTGTCAAATGTTACTAAAGCATCGGAGACGGAAGTAATGATAGCCGAGAAAATCACAGACAATTTAACGGAAATAGCGAAGAAACTTCCTCCCTCGGCTATCGCTCCCGTAGACGGCTTGCGAAGAGCTATGGGCATAGCACCTCTTGGTGGACCAGAACCCATGGAAGTAGAACCGATCACGCATAATCCAACCATCGTTGCGGAGAACAATCTCTTATCGCAAACTAGTAACAATCAAGTCGCGTCGAATCTGTTATCGGCTCCGTCACCGATTCAGAATACTAATTTACTCAGTCCAACCAGTCAACAAAATCAACCAATTAATATCGTGAATACGAATCAAGCACCTATTCAGATACAGATCGGTATGACGCATAATCAGACTCCTCCGTCTTTATTGAGCACATCAGAGACTTCTGCGGTACCAGATTTAGAATCGGAGCTTCGAGAATTTCTAGAGAGTGATCCTACATTAGGACACTCACCACTTCATGACGATAAAACTTTGGAGGATATTTTATCCGAATCTTAGTATGTACGAATCTTGAGATATATGGTTTTTATTAAGATTTACCTTCTATAGGTTGTACATTTTATTAGCTATATACAGTAGATTTAACGTCAGTTTAATACCATAATTAATAAATGAGATGGTATTGTGTAATGTAATGTACTTCAATCACCATCGCAGTTATTTTCtttcaaaatatacatatatgtacattattTATGAAGTTTGCGTaacaaattatattatacaaagctttataaaattttaacttACACTGTGAAATTGTTCAATTGAAATCATGAAAGAACATGTTTTAAtacaattatttttgtttttatttttaaaaaacattGTTCAAGATGTAACTATAATTAACTACTGATAAAATGTTACGCAGACggttttcttaaaatatacaatCAATCTCTTTATATGAAATTCAATCTTCCCATTGTTAAATTACTCAGTAAATCATGAAATAATGAATTGTCATttctattttaaaatgaaaaaatgcgaatttgtaaatattcataaagtgtatttttaaaaacaattcttgtattttcttttacatttcatgataaatataaaaaatattgttctaAGTTTTAGATCAAGCTTTCATATCTTTTTATATCgatcaatttataaaaaaaatggaATAGAACAAGAAATGAAAAAAGGTTTTTGTGTAAGGTGCATGGCAGTAAAAGCAAAGAAGTGACAAAATTTCAGCAAATAATAGTCAATCGTTATATATCACTATCTTGTTCATTTAAATACCTGTAAATGTCCATTGTATAAACACTATTGTATCATGTATTCATCACCTatcatttctattttatttcaaattgatAGGAGACGATAGAATAGGCACTTGTTCGAAATGCGTATTTCAAATACAAATTAATATGGCAAAATTAAAGCTAaaacgttaatttatatgaaaagTTTACCCCGTATATTTTTCTAGCTTAGACAAACATCATAGAAGCAGGAAAagtatcttttcttttatttaatgaaGAAATTTAACATTAAAATATCGCAGATTTTAACACCTACAATTCGCGCATTTAGTACTATATTTTACCGTACGGTAGCGCCAGCGAACACTTTTCCACCAATCATTGGCTTTCTAGGAAGGAATTCAAATTGTTCTTAATTTCTCGCGCGAAAACATAAGATCGCCATGTTGGTTTGAATAAAAGTCTCCTTACAAATGTGTGTAATTTGTGATGTGACGAGTGAACAATTTTTCTTCATCTACCATGAAACGAAAAAGGTAattatctctttctctctctatatatgtttgttttatattatttttgaaaCTTTTTCTGTATTGTGTATATACTTCGTTGACATCTTACATAGAAATAAGGTTATGCGTAGTGTGAGATGTTCACTTTACATAAAATAAGGttcttattttccaattttcGTTTCAATTATCTTTATGATTTAAACTATCACCAATCTATTTCTATGAAATTCATAATCAGATCCACGAGATGTTTGGTGCATCACTTGAAAAGCCCTAAACCGCGTTCTACTTTAATGGAAACAATCTATCCTCTAATGCTTTTTAGCGGTAACAGcgaaaatatttcctttttcgCATTGTAGAGAAATGTTATTTACGCAACGTGTGAAGCGCAAAGCTCGCGACCTAGTCGATTCCAGCGATGTAATGCGATATTCCGAGGGACGAGCGCGTAGGAATAATACACAGTAGCAAGTATGGGAGTTGTAGTTGCTCGATAATAGGATTACGCCGGTAAAGCGTAGGCTAATATGAAAATTGCGTGGTATAAGTGCCCCCGCATCCGGTATAAGTATGAGTCATTGTAATtacgtcgttataacgaaatagacaAGTTCGAGTACGGAAAACTAGAAACTCGATTAGCTACGTTTATTGCGGGCCAAATCTCTTTACCGCTAGCACGCCCGATTAATTGTTCCATTAGTGTTTTAACgtgcaaattaaaaaaattactgTGAGACAACAGTTTCACAAATGTGTTCGGTGTTGTCTCgttccacttttttttttattcgtatttattttcGCCGAATGCTTCGTGCTGAAACTAAATATTGGaatttttcatcgaatttcaattttgttttCAAACACTCCAATCGATCGTGAAATATTCCAGAGTTCCGTTTGTTTTAACATTATTTCCTTACGTTTCGCTTCCTAGTTCACATCAAACTTTTCATCCACAGGGAaacgtaatatttaaactacGATACTTGTTAAAttctcgtttttttctttttttgagtTTTCTTCCTGAAACGGTAATCAAGCGAGATATTCGACGATTGAGATCCCCGGGTGtgtttaaatttcatttcgacGTCACGACGCCGTAACGTAAATAAAACATTCCGATAACGAAGTTTGCCTTCTTCCATGGTCCGGGATTTAATTTAATCGGGCGTTTCGAGACGCCAATTTTGACGACGTATTTCGTTGATAACGATTTTCAAGATGATCGCGATTTCGATTTCGGTGAAGGAAACGAGCCGATTTAAGATTCTCACTCCAACTGTGACACGGGCCATAATAATTCCCGGCGAAACGAACGCACTCGAGAGTGTCGTCTGGTTTGCATCCTGACAGGTTAATTAACCAACGATTCCGTTCTTTCGAAAATATCGGCCTGTGTGCCTGGAAATGGTGTGCTCGCGTGGTTTTCGAGCGGAAGCTCGTTACCATCAACTATGAGCCGAGCAATTATCATTCTTTGATATCTGCCTGTGATACTTCGTGATTAACGTTTGCGCCATTTCCGCGCATAATCTTTCTCGATTCGCAAATCTACACAGAGTCACGTGAATCGAATAGTTCGTAATATTTCGACGCCTGTAAACtgttcaattttttataaaattcttgtCTCTGAAGTTCTACGATAGAAAAAGAATAATTTGGATTCTCTATTTTTGTCATTCTCCGGCCATTTTTAGATACTGGCACATATATCCTTTAAAAGGTAATCATCGATAGCGCTGAATACATTTACGAAAAGCTTTCTAGATTCGTTTGGAAACAATCTATCGAGGCTACTGTATTATAAAGGAATAAACGCGAAGGTATTCCGAAAGTTTAGCAAAACATGGATTCAATTACACAGAACCTGACCGCAATTTCATCACGGCTATGTACTATATACCGACGATATTTCAAGCTTGTCGGATTAGTTTTCCCCGTAGGTATAGTCCACGACATTCTAGAAGATCCTGACGGCTGGCTAACGTGGGAATTCCACAGCCAAGTTCGCAGGTAGTTATCCGAGAGActgtttaaaatttaaaaatgtaaggACGACGCTGATTTGTGGTTAGTCAAGTTCGCCAGCTAAAAAGCCGCGGTTAGTACATATACGCGAGTAGATACTCGCTTGTATACCAATTGTTTCTCTTTTTACTTTTCTCTTTGTCAGTTTTCATAATTCTTCGTTCTTTAATTCGTAGTTTGTTCTTCTAcgaatttgtatatttctatcTCGCCCTCCTTTCAACAAACAAGCAGACTTTCAGTATTCCAAAGAAAATTGTAccataaaattcatattttcttccAGCTTAAGATTCTTTTTAGCGATGGGAAAACTCAAACGGCTAAAACGAAAGGAATTTAAAAGAAACTGGAAAACGACATTGTACATTATACACGATTGGATCGGCATGATCAAAGAAGCGGGTCCGCTATGTCGAAATTAATTATCGTAGCGGTAAAACATAGGCTTCATTATCCGCGCGTTATTCTGCTGAATCGTACAGAGCAACCGAATGGAAGTATTGGATTCGGGGAATTTGCTTTGGCGGCGGCGCGTAAAATCGGCGTGGTCGAACGAGCGTCTCGTCACGAATGCTTGCCTCTATGACAAATAGATAGTTGTACACGCAAATCACAGCGATCGGCGATTAAACGGGATAACTAATTACTGATTGCTTTAAAGGAAATGTGCCCGTTTTAAATATCGGGAGATGTTTTCGAAACTAGAAACAAAGCATTTGCTTGTAGAATAATCGAGAAGAAATATGGTATGTGGTAAAGAATTACGAAGCAGATAAAATATAGAAGCATTAGGGTTTCGTTGAGAAATGAAGTTTTGAAAAATAACAGATACACGTAAGAGCGTAGAACCTACCATATTTTTAACTTTAGCTTGAATTATGAGATTATGTGGATACTTTCCGCTTAAAGCTACACCtgtaatgtatgtatatacaaataTGTTAATGGATAAATCGTCAAAATTAACGTGATACGATGAAACATCTAAGCGagagaaatatttattcaacgTTAGTAAATATTTAACTCGAAAACGTTTTATCTTCGTGATTCGTAATTAAAATGTTAATGATAAGGAGAAACATGGTATGCTTAGTCAGACTGCTGGAACGCTATGTAGTTAAGCAAGTAGAATATAAGCATATCAGGTCGAACGAGGGAAATACGCAGTAGAATAGGAACCTAACTCGTCAGTCAGGTCAGATAGACTCGTACGTAGCTTTATCTATCTGATTAGCGCAGTAAATGTAATTCATTTATTTCGTGATTAATCAACGCAGCGCAGTATAGAACTATACACAGTTGGAAACTGAGACACGTATAGATGTATTATACCGCGCGATTCTATCCGGTCCACAACTATTCCTCATAAATTCATGAACGACTAACTCAATTAAGCGAGCCTAAGCTGACAAGACTGTGGTCAGCTAGCAAATTAATTATGGTATCGACGTGGAATGAATTTATTACGCACGAAAATCTCTGTCCTTATGAATGCAAATTTTGCTTAAAGAgcttttgatttaattttgcCACAAATGTCAAGCATGTTTTACATATACAAATTTCCTATTTTTAATTAGCATTAAAGGTACCAGATAATCaggttattatttttatatataacaatTTTCACCAATTCGTCGTATCATTAACAACGGACTTTTCAAAAAAATTCTATGTTaattttatacgaataattatacaGTTTCCGCTTTGGACGTTGTAAATCGCATACCCCACAAGTTTCGACAAATTTAATCGTGCTATCAGTCGTGTAAGCAGCCCTAACGCGGCTTTAGATTCTAATCGACTGTAATAATCGGATAGCTCTGCTGCCGGATGATATTCGTCGTTTTAATCCTGTTTTGTTCTCGCAAGCTATCGTGCAATTCCATTAAAATTCTCGTGAAAATTGAACGCGTCATCACGTTTGAACTTCCGTATCTAGATTCATCTAACGCTGGTATTATCGATCTTCGACTTCGCTGTTCGCCATCATATAGTTTTATAAGCTCTTAGAATTTTACGCATTCGCTATTCATCATCTTTACTCCATCTTCTTAAGGCGAGAAATTTATCGTTGGAAGTGAATAGGTTCGCATAGAGGAGCGAGTCTTTACAAGCATCGTGTACTTTAGCCAACGAAAGCTTCTTTTTCATCAAAGCTGTATTCTTCAACGAAGAATTTATAAAGCGACCAGTAATCATATTCACGTTATAGCGCGCAGGAAATTGCGTGGCTCTATTTATGTGGCTGCTACGAACACAGACTGCTGCTCCACCTTCCTCTTCCGTAGTTACATACGCACATCTGTGTTTCTTGATTTTTCCAGCGGAAGAATTTTCACCGCATAAAAGATCGATCTTccgaaattttttataatatccgGTTCGTATACGAGAAGAATTAGTTGTTTATGATTTTTCGTGTATTCGTTAGGTTATTACTGTTGGAAATGAATTCCGTTCGAGGCGAACATTTTTAAATTGCTGTTTTCTCTTCGCCTAAACTATCAGATTAAAACAGGTTGCAACTTAATTCCCGGGGCCATAAAACTGAAATTCATTAGTCGACGAGTTTAGTCTGTAACTTACGATCCTCGTAGCTTCGGCAAAACACAAGTTGAACTAATCGTAAGTGATACGCGACACTATCGTTCAGCCTCGATTTTCGCGAGACAATTCCTAGGAAATTGCAGAAAGTATTTTTTGACGATTATTGTCTACCAGACAAATTTGAAACAAGTCACGGTGGAAGTACGAGTTCCAGAACATTTAACGATGGAATTCGCGCTTCGTTTGCCAATTCTATGGCATGGCGTTTGCACGTGCACGCGATATAAAACAATTCATAGCGCACGGAAGTTTGCTTAAAAGCGTTCGCCTCTTTCGCTCCCGTAATTCTCTAATAAAGAGTAAATGGCAAAGGAGCTGCCATCGGCTGTTTTTCCGTTCGTTCGTAATTCGATTTTCCACGCGTCCGGAACAAGTCCTCTTTCAGGAAGTTTAATCGAACGGGATCATCGCAAGATTTTCTCTACGAACAATACCGAATTCTGGATATTTGTTCTCGTCCGTAAAACTTCGTTTCTTACCCTTTTTCTCTGCACAACTTAATTTATATCGTTTCTATTTCAATATTTCGTTATCTCTGTATATTAGCATTTACCGTACGAAGAAATAGAAATACAGATTATGAGAGAATATTGCTTCGAtgtgaaatataatatacaatctACAACTAATAAAGAATCAGGCAGAATCAGGCGAATTACGACAAAAGACTAAAGTATCTTTTATCATCGGATCACGTCTGAATCCTTGTACGAGTAGCCATCGATATAGCGTCGAAATCTAACTTCTAATCGACACACGTAATCAATAGGCTTCCTATGGAATCGATAGGTTTCCCAGAAAACTCGATAGTTACCGAAATCACGAAAATTTCGCCAATCTGTTTCCGTACCGCGCGAAACGAGTCGAACGATGAGAGAAATTTGGTACTCGCGTTGGTGTGTTTTCATGCGGCTACCCTATGGCTGGTCTCGGGAATAAAAGGGAaacatcttttctttctttctcattttcttcgTTGATGGATTTTTTCCCCATTCTTTGCATCTCGATTTTCATTTGCTTCGAATTCTTTTGACCGACAAAAGAGCATCGTCCGTTCCTGAAACATTTTCAATATTCACGTTCACGCGTTCCACTTCTCGTATCTTCCGactttaaaattcaaatttgcACAATACGCGTTAGGTGTCTGTGTAGCGAGCGAACGTTGGCTTTCGGTGTACAAAAATTTGGGAAAAATCGGACCGAGATTCAAGAGTAATAACGATATTGCCTTTGCACGTGATTCACTGGCGAATCGATATGGAAATTGTttgttctttgtttcttttttcaagtCTGCAAATTGATCAGACTTCGATACTAGTTTCGAGATGGAACGCGTCATTTGTAAATTCGTACGAGGAAATCTTTGTTGGACGTCTGAATAAAAACAAACGTGGatacataaaatgaataaaaatgagATTAAAACAATTTCAAGGAACTACATACAAATGTAAATTGCGGTGAACAAATTGCAggaattttgtttttaatattcgCCAACTTTAGAGAGCCAAGGCACGATATTTTTTCCGTTATAGTTAGCTTTTACTGGTGAATCACGAAGGTCGTTATGATTATACTTGAAAGATTATCGCGAGACAGTATCGAAGGATTCGCACAGGTAAAAATCCATCTATCTTCGCGATTATAGAAAGACATGTCGCGATAAGACCTAAGTTCCATATAGTTAGAATTTGGTATTTTAGTTGTAGCCGTTGAAGGTTTCAGGTCACAGTATATATTCAAGCGTCTCGTTTAAATCGATGTAATAGATAAGCTGACCAATTTTCGGGCGTCCGGCACGTTCGGTAGAACATACAAAAGCGTATCTTCGTGCAGAATATACCGAACATGTTTGAAAGGTCCGTTTATGTGAAGTTGATACCGCTTATCTCTACAGACAAAAAACTGTTCCACGTTTTATGCCCTTTATCACGTGTTTCTGCTTTTTTCTGTTTTCGTTATGTGATAAAATAAATTGTTCGAAATCAACTTTAATTACAATACCAATGACTTTTTGGGAATTAACGAAAGAATGTTTCATTGTTCGGTTATTAGATCGTAACGTGAGACGCGGAAATAGGTTACGAAAATCGGTCGTTctgttttgtttctttctttcgttaccACTAGGTGAAATACAAAATCCTCCTCACTGACTAAATCAATTGAACAGGGGAAACGTATAGTTGGGACTTTTGGGTTTTTCCTCTTTCCGTTGGACGTGGAAAAACGAGGCCGTAAATTGGAAACAAGCAACGCCGTTTTTGTCCACCGTCGATTTACCGTTTCCTCCTTTCTTTATCATTCGGTGTTTCGTTGTTTAAAACGGCGCAGCTATAATTCTAGAGGCAACACAGTACAATTGGAAACAAACCGAGATTTTCCTTCTCATTGTCAATATTTTCATTGGTATTTGTTACAGAGAAATATCT
Protein-coding regions in this window:
- the Brd7-9 gene encoding bromodomain containing 7/9 isoform X2 gives rise to the protein MLSQHLGVYQQQLGLNCPVTQESEYDRYVGHKKLKKKKKKKDKRHKHHHKDKKRRREESSQESVGDADESLAEIPKKIPNHQLLPPRPPSSGEHRVGVTSHINSLSPHREPRTCVLRKIAERTPLQRLLEHLLRSMEKRDPQQFFAWPVTDSIAPGYSQIITNPMDFSTIKQKIDDNSYQNLNEFVDDFKLMCDNATTYNHPDTIYYKAAKKLLHVGLKMVTPEKLRQLRPVLTYMQDISKEELGFELGTEDPNNPDVPVTEEQIEREREQEERNEEAEELRKENQRKMRLANLGKFEAIPDDMTPEEILKQARGAAKVASDKLTLKRLNSKMGFLRQKKDGTTSLQIIVPGDGVIPGTNQRPVSLVQLIGKLNHGTGALAGFREDRRNMSKPVKPLYYGAFGSYAPSYDSTFANLTKEETDLVYQTYGDETAVQYAESILDFAKDCDYTLTMVDDLLDILTGGDHRKTKKFLEEKRRLKEEEEKIKHLLEKPMQDVNRNIPTLDNVKVDIDQLKTLSELGIDVNFLENMEEELKLNEERTTLQNRLDDTSQMLGRLKQVQHERLSAPPPAHLSNVTKASETEVMIAEKITDNLTEIAKKLPPSAIAPVDGLRRAMGIAPLGGPEPMEVEPITHNPTIVAENNLLSQTSNNQVASNLLSAPSPIQNTNLLSPTSQQNQPINIVNTNQAPIQIQIGMTHNQTPPSLLSTSETSAVPDLESELREFLESDPTLGHSPLHDDKTLEDILSES
- the Brd7-9 gene encoding bromodomain containing 7/9 isoform X1, coding for MGSKKHKKHKRERHEEEQYTSTDKPRTLKLILKVGGSSGTPEYGNESPSQTTMLSQHLGVYQQQLGLNCPVTQESEYDRYVGHKKLKKKKKKKDKRHKHHHKDKKRRREESSQESVGDADESLAEIPKKIPNHQLLPPRPPSSGEHRVGVTSHINSLSPHREPRTCVLRKIAERTPLQRLLEHLLRSMEKRDPQQFFAWPVTDSIAPGYSQIITNPMDFSTIKQKIDDNSYQNLNEFVDDFKLMCDNATTYNHPDTIYYKAAKKLLHVGLKMVTPEKLRQLRPVLTYMQDISKEELGFELGTEDPNNPDVPVTEEQIEREREQEERNEEAEELRKENQRKMRLANLGKFEAIPDDMTPEEILKQARGAAKVASDKLTLKRLNSKMGFLRQKKDGTTSLQIIVPGDGVIPGTNQRPVSLVQLIGKLNHGTGALAGFREDRRNMSKPVKPLYYGAFGSYAPSYDSTFANLTKEETDLVYQTYGDETAVQYAESILDFAKDCDYTLTMVDDLLDILTGGDHRKTKKFLEEKRRLKEEEEKIKHLLEKPMQDVNRNIPTLDNVKVDIDQLKTLSELGIDVNFLENMEEELKLNEERTTLQNRLDDTSQMLGRLKQVQHERLSAPPPAHLSNVTKASETEVMIAEKITDNLTEIAKKLPPSAIAPVDGLRRAMGIAPLGGPEPMEVEPITHNPTIVAENNLLSQTSNNQVASNLLSAPSPIQNTNLLSPTSQQNQPINIVNTNQAPIQIQIGMTHNQTPPSLLSTSETSAVPDLESELREFLESDPTLGHSPLHDDKTLEDILSES